A genomic region of Micromonospora sp. NBRC 110009 contains the following coding sequences:
- a CDS encoding ABC transporter ATP-binding protein, with protein sequence MSEPQMHSERDETSERDIADDGRSTVGTPPEQGADKPVEPTPGATAPAGREPLLEVDHVTLRFGGVVALNDVAFTLYKGEILGLIGPNGAGKTTCFNAMTGVYRPTEGEIRFKGQRTNGKRRSWITKAGIARTFQNIRLFPEMTALENVMVGADAHHKTSVISAMLRLPRHWREERQGREKAYELLRFVGIERRAGDLARNLSYGEQRRLEIARAMATDPTLLCLDEPAAGFTPAEKEELLGLIRKIRDNGTTVLLIEHDMRLVMGVTDRIVVLEFGKKIAEGLPAEVRDDPKVIAAYLGVPTDAA encoded by the coding sequence ATGAGTGAGCCGCAGATGCACAGCGAGCGGGACGAGACCAGCGAGCGGGACATCGCCGACGACGGTCGTAGCACCGTCGGCACCCCGCCGGAGCAGGGCGCGGACAAGCCGGTGGAGCCCACCCCCGGCGCGACCGCGCCGGCCGGGCGGGAGCCACTGCTGGAGGTCGACCACGTCACCCTCCGCTTCGGCGGTGTGGTGGCGCTGAACGACGTCGCGTTCACCCTCTACAAGGGGGAGATCCTCGGTCTGATCGGCCCGAACGGCGCCGGCAAGACCACCTGCTTCAACGCGATGACCGGGGTCTACCGGCCCACCGAGGGCGAGATCCGGTTCAAGGGGCAGCGGACCAACGGCAAGCGCCGGTCCTGGATCACCAAGGCGGGCATCGCCCGGACGTTCCAGAACATCCGGCTCTTCCCGGAGATGACCGCGCTGGAGAACGTGATGGTGGGCGCGGACGCCCACCACAAGACCAGCGTGATCTCCGCGATGCTGCGGCTGCCCCGGCACTGGCGGGAGGAGCGGCAGGGCCGCGAGAAGGCGTACGAGCTGTTGCGCTTCGTCGGCATCGAGCGTCGCGCCGGGGACCTGGCCCGCAACCTCTCGTACGGCGAGCAGCGCCGGCTGGAGATCGCCCGGGCCATGGCCACCGATCCGACCCTGCTCTGCCTGGACGAGCCGGCCGCCGGCTTCACCCCGGCGGAGAAGGAGGAACTGCTCGGTCTGATCCGCAAGATCCGGGACAACGGGACTACCGTACTGCTCATCGAGCACGACATGCGGCTGGTCATGGGCGTCACCGACCGGATCGTCGTGCTGGAGTTCGGCAAGAAGATCGCCGAGGGCCTGCCGGCCGAGGTCCGGGACGACCCGAAGGTGATCGCCGCGTACCTGGGGGTGCCGACCGATGCTGCTTGA
- a CDS encoding class I SAM-dependent methyltransferase, which yields MDDDRVTRRRVDATEIRRANRGWWDGDADDYQAEHGTFLGDVDFVWCPEGLREADARLLGDVAGRRILELGCGAAAAARWLATQGARPVALDLSAGMLRHAAQAAVRTGVRVPLVQADALALPFADAAFDSVCTAFGAIPFVDDSAAVMREVARVLRPGGRWVFSVTHPMRWIFLDGPGEGGLTAVHSYFDRSPYVEQDQHGVATYVEQHRTLGDRIRELVGAGFRLLDLVEPEWPAGHEGIWGQWSPLRGRLFPGTAIFVAEKPAAG from the coding sequence GTGGACGACGACAGAGTGACCCGGCGCCGGGTGGACGCCACCGAGATCCGCCGGGCCAACCGCGGCTGGTGGGACGGCGACGCCGACGACTACCAGGCCGAACACGGCACGTTCCTGGGCGACGTGGACTTCGTCTGGTGCCCGGAGGGACTGCGCGAGGCCGACGCCCGGCTGCTCGGCGACGTCGCCGGCCGCCGGATCCTCGAACTCGGCTGCGGCGCGGCCGCCGCCGCCCGCTGGCTGGCCACCCAGGGCGCCCGCCCGGTCGCCCTGGACCTCTCCGCCGGCATGCTGCGGCACGCCGCGCAGGCCGCCGTCCGCACCGGCGTACGCGTGCCGCTGGTGCAGGCCGACGCCCTCGCCCTACCCTTCGCCGACGCCGCGTTCGACAGCGTCTGCACCGCGTTCGGCGCGATCCCGTTCGTGGACGACTCGGCGGCGGTGATGCGCGAGGTGGCCCGGGTGCTGCGCCCCGGCGGCCGCTGGGTCTTCTCCGTCACCCACCCGATGCGCTGGATCTTCCTCGACGGCCCGGGCGAGGGCGGGCTCACCGCGGTGCACTCGTACTTCGACCGCTCCCCCTACGTCGAGCAGGACCAACACGGGGTCGCCACCTACGTCGAGCAGCACCGCACCCTCGGCGACCGGATCCGGGAGCTGGTCGGCGCCGGGTTCCGGCTGCTGGACCTGGTGGAACCGGAGTGGCCGGCGGGGCACGAGGGGATCTGGGGGCAGTGGAGCCCGCTGCGCGGCCGGCTCTTCCCCGGCACCGCCATCTTCGTGGCGGAGAAGCCCGCCGCCGGGTAG
- the rpsA gene encoding 30S ribosomal protein S1: MAIVRCARRRIRWRGLSHRDAHACCDTHPTGATAHMTSSIEATSSANKVTVDDLGSEEAFLAAIDETIKYFNDGDIVEGTVVKVDRDEVLLDIGYKTEGVIPSRELSIKHDVDPAEVVSVGDHIEALVLQKEDKEGRLILSKKRAQYERAWGTIEKIKDEDGVVRGSVIEVVKGGLILDIGLRGFLPASLVEMRRVRDLQPYVGRELEAKIIELDKNRNNVVLSRRAWLEQTQSEVRTEFLNKLQKGQVRKGVVSSIVNFGAFVDLGGVDGLVHVSELSWKHIDHPSEVVEVGQEVEVEVLDVDLDRERVSLSLKATQEDPWRQFARTHAIQQIVPGKVTKLVPFGAFVRVDDGIEGLVHISELAERHVEIPEQVVQVGSEVMVKVIDIDLERRRISLSLKQANEGFVEGEEHFDPTLYGMAATYDEQGNYIYPEGFDPETGEWLEGYDKQRETWENQYAEARQRWEAHTKQVQSSRAADAEAAANPAPAVSGTTTTTTAPSRQAEEPAGTLATDEALAALREKLAGGK, translated from the coding sequence ATGGCGATCGTTCGGTGTGCCCGGCGACGGATCCGCTGGCGCGGACTGAGTCACCGCGACGCCCACGCCTGCTGTGACACCCATCCGACCGGAGCAACCGCCCACATGACGAGCAGCATCGAGGCCACCTCGAGCGCCAACAAGGTCACCGTCGACGACCTCGGCTCTGAGGAAGCTTTCCTCGCCGCGATCGACGAGACCATCAAGTACTTCAACGACGGCGACATTGTCGAAGGCACCGTCGTCAAGGTCGATCGGGACGAGGTCCTGCTCGACATCGGCTACAAGACCGAGGGCGTGATCCCCTCTCGGGAGCTGTCGATCAAGCACGACGTGGACCCGGCCGAGGTGGTTTCGGTCGGTGACCACATCGAGGCCCTCGTCCTCCAGAAGGAGGACAAGGAGGGTCGCCTGATCCTCTCCAAGAAGCGGGCGCAGTACGAGCGGGCCTGGGGCACGATCGAGAAGATCAAGGACGAGGACGGCGTCGTCCGCGGCTCGGTCATCGAGGTCGTCAAGGGCGGTCTCATCCTCGACATCGGCCTGCGCGGCTTCCTGCCCGCCTCGCTCGTGGAGATGCGGCGGGTGCGCGACCTGCAGCCGTACGTCGGCCGCGAGCTCGAGGCCAAGATCATCGAGCTGGACAAGAACCGCAACAACGTGGTCCTGTCCCGCCGGGCCTGGCTGGAGCAGACGCAGTCCGAGGTGCGCACCGAGTTCCTCAACAAGCTGCAGAAGGGCCAGGTCCGCAAGGGCGTCGTATCCTCGATCGTCAACTTCGGCGCGTTCGTCGACCTGGGCGGCGTGGACGGCCTGGTGCACGTCTCCGAGCTCTCCTGGAAGCACATCGACCACCCGTCCGAGGTCGTCGAGGTCGGCCAGGAGGTCGAGGTCGAGGTCCTGGACGTCGACCTGGACCGCGAGCGGGTCTCGCTGTCGCTGAAGGCGACCCAGGAGGACCCGTGGCGTCAGTTCGCCCGCACCCACGCGATCCAGCAGATCGTGCCGGGTAAGGTCACCAAGCTCGTGCCGTTCGGCGCCTTCGTCCGGGTGGACGACGGGATCGAGGGCCTGGTCCACATCTCCGAGCTGGCCGAGCGCCACGTGGAGATCCCGGAGCAGGTCGTCCAGGTCGGCTCCGAGGTCATGGTCAAGGTCATCGACATCGACCTGGAGCGGCGCCGGATCTCGCTGTCGCTCAAGCAGGCCAACGAGGGCTTCGTCGAGGGCGAGGAGCACTTCGACCCGACCCTCTACGGCATGGCCGCGACCTACGACGAGCAGGGCAACTACATCTACCCGGAGGGCTTCGACCCGGAGACGGGCGAGTGGCTCGAGGGTTACGACAAGCAGCGCGAGACCTGGGAGAACCAGTACGCCGAGGCGCGTCAGCGCTGGGAGGCCCACACCAAGCAGGTGCAGTCCTCCCGGGCCGCCGACGCCGAGGCCGCTGCCAACCCGGCTCCGGCCGTGTCCGGCACGACCACCACGACCACGGCGCCGAGCCGTCAGGCCGAGGAGCCGGCCGGCACCCTGGCCACCGACGAGGCGCTCGCCGCGCTGCGGGAGAAGCTCGCCGGCGGCAAGTGA
- a CDS encoding ABC transporter ATP-binding protein has protein sequence MLLEIKDLTLLYGRIQALHGISLHVNEGEVVALIGANGAGKTTTMRAISGLRPAATGSIVFDGTDVTRMRADLRVVRGIGQAPEGRGVFPGMTVLENLEMGAYTRRDRSGIAEDMKMVMDLFPRLAERRKQPGGTLSGGEQQMLAVGRALMARPRLLLLDEPSMGLAPMLIQQIFEIITRINEQGTTILLVEQNAQQALSRAHRGYVLETGRIVKEGTGRDLLHDPAVKEAYLGVA, from the coding sequence ATGCTGCTTGAGATCAAGGACCTGACCCTGCTGTACGGCCGGATCCAGGCGCTGCACGGGATCAGCCTGCACGTCAACGAGGGCGAGGTGGTGGCGCTGATCGGCGCGAACGGCGCCGGCAAGACCACCACCATGCGGGCGATCTCCGGGCTGCGCCCGGCGGCGACCGGTTCGATCGTCTTCGACGGCACGGACGTCACCCGGATGCGGGCCGACCTGCGGGTGGTCCGGGGCATCGGGCAGGCGCCCGAGGGTCGGGGCGTCTTCCCCGGCATGACCGTCCTGGAGAACCTGGAGATGGGGGCGTACACCCGCCGGGACCGGTCGGGCATCGCCGAGGACATGAAGATGGTCATGGACCTCTTCCCCCGGCTCGCCGAGCGGCGCAAGCAGCCCGGCGGCACGCTCTCCGGCGGTGAGCAGCAGATGCTGGCGGTGGGTCGGGCGCTGATGGCCCGCCCGCGGCTGCTGCTGCTCGACGAGCCCTCGATGGGTCTCGCGCCGATGCTGATCCAGCAGATCTTCGAGATCATCACCCGGATCAACGAGCAGGGCACCACCATCCTGCTGGTGGAGCAGAACGCCCAGCAGGCGCTCTCCCGCGCCCACCGGGGCTACGTGCTGGAGACCGGCCGGATCGTCAAGGAGGGCACCGGCCGGGACCTGCTGCACGACCCGGCGGTCAAGGAGGCCTACCTCGGCGTGGCCTGA
- the coaE gene encoding dephospho-CoA kinase gives MLKVGLTGGIGSGKSAVANRLAGLGAVIIDSDRIAREVVAPGTDGLAEIVAAFSERVLDPQGGLDRAALGALVFGDEAARRRLEAITHPRVRARSAELAVAAPPDAVVVNDVPLLVEVGLAPTYHLVVVVQTAVSTRLERLARARGMDRAEVERRIAAQADDARRQAAADVVLSNDGSLDDLDAAVDALWRDRLVPYERNVRERRAVRPERVALREPDPTWPQQYARLAARIRHAVGADLRVDHIGSTAVPGLAAKDVIDIQLAVPSLAEADGPLAERLADAGFPRLPGDWWDNPRPPGSAHWEKRLHGSADPGRPVHLHLRVAGSPGWRYALMMRDHLRADPAQRAAYLGVKRELAATAPDSATYGTLKDPWFDEEHLRAEEWAAQTGWRP, from the coding sequence ATGCTGAAGGTGGGGCTGACCGGCGGTATCGGATCCGGCAAGAGCGCGGTGGCGAACCGGCTCGCCGGGCTCGGCGCGGTGATCATCGACTCGGACCGGATCGCCCGCGAGGTGGTCGCCCCGGGCACCGACGGGCTGGCCGAGATCGTCGCCGCCTTCTCCGAGCGGGTCCTCGACCCGCAGGGCGGGCTGGACCGGGCGGCGCTGGGCGCGCTGGTCTTCGGTGACGAGGCCGCCCGCCGCCGGCTGGAGGCGATCACCCATCCCCGGGTCCGGGCGCGCAGCGCCGAGCTGGCCGTCGCGGCGCCCCCCGACGCCGTCGTGGTGAACGACGTGCCGCTGCTGGTGGAGGTGGGGCTCGCGCCGACGTACCACCTGGTGGTCGTGGTGCAGACGGCGGTGAGCACCCGGCTGGAGCGGCTGGCGCGGGCCCGGGGCATGGACCGCGCGGAGGTCGAACGGCGGATCGCCGCGCAGGCCGACGACGCCCGGCGGCAGGCGGCGGCCGACGTGGTCCTCAGCAACGACGGCAGCCTCGACGACCTGGACGCGGCGGTGGACGCGCTCTGGCGCGACCGGCTGGTGCCCTACGAGCGCAACGTCCGCGAGCGGCGCGCGGTGCGACCGGAGCGGGTGGCCCTCCGCGAACCCGACCCGACCTGGCCCCAGCAGTACGCCCGGCTCGCCGCGCGGATCCGCCACGCGGTCGGGGCCGACCTGCGCGTGGACCACATCGGCTCCACCGCGGTGCCCGGGCTGGCCGCGAAGGACGTCATCGACATCCAGCTCGCCGTGCCGTCGCTGGCGGAGGCGGACGGGCCGCTCGCCGAGCGGCTGGCCGACGCGGGGTTCCCCCGGCTGCCCGGCGACTGGTGGGACAACCCGCGCCCGCCCGGCAGTGCCCACTGGGAGAAGCGGCTGCACGGCAGCGCCGACCCCGGCCGGCCGGTCCACCTGCACCTGCGCGTCGCCGGCTCACCCGGCTGGCGGTACGCGCTGATGATGCGCGACCACCTGCGCGCCGACCCGGCGCAGCGGGCCGCGTACCTGGGGGTCAAGCGGGAACTGGCGGCCACCGCCCCGGACAGCGCCACGTACGGGACGCTGAAGGACCCCTGGTTCGACGAGGAGCACCTGCGCGCCGAGGAGTGGGCCGCCCAGACCGGCTGGCGGCCCTGA
- a CDS encoding branched-chain amino acid ABC transporter permease — translation MTANSDKTSRMAAFRTRWDAMPKQIRWAGLAALVIFLYILPNKWFYEYLGFPIGSDYFAFYTTRSDFATVLFDTAIFVLLAVGLNVVVGFAGLLDLGYFGFYAVGAYTVALLTSPESRFGTNWPWLAAVPIAILVAMVSGVILGGPTLRLRGDYLAIVTLGFAEMIRLYAARNEGIAQGQRGIPQIPHPPGTGADGKALFSVESSKPYYWLILTVIIVIIFAMRNLANSRVGRAWVAIREDEDAAEIMGVPTFKYKLWAFAIGAAVGGLSGAIFAGKQTFINSDSFLLENSILVLAAVILGGAGNIKGAIVGGALTWYLPEWLRGIGGLIGVNFDAAEYRILVFGLVVIVMMIFRPQGLVPNRRRAAEFADRRKEAVPQETVPNE, via the coding sequence ATGACCGCCAACTCGGACAAGACGAGCCGCATGGCGGCGTTCCGCACGCGCTGGGACGCGATGCCGAAGCAGATCCGCTGGGCCGGCCTCGCCGCGCTGGTGATCTTCCTCTACATCCTGCCCAACAAGTGGTTCTACGAGTACCTCGGCTTCCCGATCGGCAGCGACTACTTCGCCTTCTACACCACCCGCTCGGACTTCGCGACGGTGCTCTTCGACACCGCGATCTTCGTGCTACTCGCGGTGGGCCTGAACGTCGTGGTCGGCTTCGCCGGCCTGCTCGACCTGGGCTACTTCGGTTTCTACGCGGTCGGCGCGTACACGGTGGCGCTGCTGACCTCGCCGGAGAGCCGGTTCGGGACGAACTGGCCGTGGCTGGCAGCGGTGCCTATCGCGATCCTGGTGGCGATGGTCTCCGGCGTGATCCTCGGCGGCCCGACGCTGCGGCTGCGTGGCGACTACCTGGCGATCGTCACCCTCGGCTTCGCCGAGATGATCCGCCTGTACGCGGCCCGCAACGAGGGCATCGCCCAGGGTCAGCGGGGTATCCCGCAGATCCCGCACCCGCCGGGCACCGGGGCGGACGGCAAGGCGCTGTTCAGCGTGGAGAGCTCGAAGCCCTACTACTGGCTGATCCTCACGGTGATCATCGTGATCATCTTCGCGATGCGGAACCTGGCGAACAGCCGGGTCGGCCGCGCCTGGGTGGCGATCCGCGAGGACGAGGACGCCGCCGAGATCATGGGTGTGCCGACGTTCAAGTACAAGCTGTGGGCGTTCGCCATCGGCGCGGCGGTCGGCGGCCTGTCGGGCGCGATATTCGCCGGTAAGCAGACGTTCATCAACTCGGACAGCTTCCTGCTGGAGAACTCGATCCTGGTGCTCGCCGCGGTCATCCTCGGCGGCGCGGGCAACATCAAGGGCGCGATCGTCGGTGGCGCGCTCACCTGGTACCTGCCGGAGTGGCTGCGCGGTATCGGCGGGCTGATCGGCGTCAACTTCGACGCGGCCGAGTACCGGATCCTGGTCTTCGGCCTGGTGGTCATCGTGATGATGATCTTCCGGCCGCAGGGCCTGGTGCCCAACCGGCGCCGGGCGGCCGAGTTCGCCGACCGCCGCAAGGAAGCGGTTCCCCAGGAGACGGTGCCCAATGAGTGA
- the polA gene encoding DNA polymerase I has translation MTATTPRLLLVDGHSLAYRAFFALPVENFSTTTGQPTNAVYGFTSMLINVLRDEQPTHIVVAFDVSRRSFRTEKYAEYKAGRSETPTDFKGQVSLVKEVLAALRVPVVEKEGYEADDVIATLACQARDQGMEVLITTGDRDAFQLVGDRVTVLYPRKGVSDLARMDPAAVEAKYGVGPDRYRDLAALVGETSDNLPGVPGVGPKTAAKWINLYGGVDGVIARADEIKGKAGDSLRERLADVIRNYEINCLVADLELPVRPEDSRWQGWDREAVHQVFDTLQFRILRDRLYQYLEAVEPEAEAGFELAGQRLTEPGAVAGWLATHVPAGTPVGMAVKLDTGPNRRHTATVTGLALATAGGAAAWFDPAALDPEDDAALAGWLADDTRPKVLHDSKPAVLAFAAHGWDLQGIVRDTQIAAYLARPDQRSYDLTDLALRYLHRELRVDAPETGQLTLDGLGNDGEAEQNLMLQARATLDLADAIDAELSRDGEQSARLMAGVELPLMRVLATMERTGIAADTEYLSELEAHFAAEVKAAAQGAYAAVGREFNLGSPKQLQEILFGELGLPKTKKIKTGYTTDADALQWLYAQQPHQVLEFLLRHRDVAKLKSTVDGLLKSVSDDGRIHTTFNQTVAATGRLSSTEPNLQNIPIRTEEGRRIRRAFVVGAGYDGLLTADYSQIEMRIMAHLSSDDALIEAFNSGRDFHAATASSVFAVPVEQVTADQRRKIKAMNYGLAYGLSAFGLSQQLGISTEEARGLMENYFAGFGGVRDYLQEVVARARQDGYTSTILGRRRYLPDLVSDNRQRREIAERMALNAPIQGSAADIIKVAMLHVDTALRDAGLRSRMLLQVHDELVFEVAPGERQALEALVRKEMGEAYPLSVPLEVSVGEGRDWNSADH, from the coding sequence GTGACAGCTACGACGCCGCGCCTGCTCCTCGTCGACGGACATTCCCTGGCATACCGGGCGTTCTTCGCCCTGCCGGTGGAGAACTTCTCCACCACCACGGGGCAGCCGACCAACGCCGTCTACGGCTTCACCTCGATGCTGATCAACGTGCTCCGCGACGAGCAGCCCACCCACATCGTGGTCGCCTTCGACGTCTCCCGGCGGTCCTTCCGCACCGAGAAGTACGCCGAGTACAAGGCCGGCCGCAGCGAGACCCCGACCGACTTCAAGGGCCAGGTCAGCCTGGTCAAGGAGGTCCTCGCGGCGCTGCGCGTCCCGGTGGTGGAGAAGGAGGGCTACGAGGCCGACGACGTCATCGCCACCCTCGCCTGCCAGGCCCGCGACCAGGGCATGGAGGTGCTGATCACCACCGGCGACCGGGACGCCTTCCAGCTCGTCGGCGACCGGGTCACCGTGCTCTACCCGCGCAAGGGCGTCTCCGACCTGGCCCGGATGGACCCCGCCGCGGTCGAGGCGAAGTACGGCGTCGGCCCGGACCGCTATCGCGACCTGGCCGCCCTGGTCGGCGAGACCAGCGACAACCTCCCCGGCGTCCCCGGCGTCGGCCCGAAGACCGCGGCCAAGTGGATCAACCTGTACGGCGGGGTGGACGGCGTCATCGCCCGCGCCGACGAGATCAAGGGCAAGGCCGGTGACAGCCTGCGCGAGCGGCTCGCCGACGTGATCCGCAACTACGAGATCAACTGCCTGGTCGCCGACCTGGAGCTGCCGGTGCGTCCCGAGGACAGCCGCTGGCAGGGCTGGGACCGGGAGGCCGTGCACCAGGTCTTCGACACCCTCCAGTTCCGCATCCTGCGCGACCGGCTCTACCAGTACCTCGAGGCGGTCGAGCCGGAGGCCGAGGCGGGCTTCGAGCTGGCCGGGCAGCGGCTCACCGAGCCCGGCGCGGTCGCCGGGTGGCTGGCGACCCACGTGCCGGCCGGCACCCCGGTCGGAATGGCGGTGAAGCTCGACACGGGCCCCAACCGGCGGCACACCGCCACGGTGACCGGGCTGGCCCTGGCCACCGCCGGGGGCGCGGCGGCCTGGTTCGACCCGGCCGCCCTGGACCCCGAGGACGACGCGGCCCTGGCCGGCTGGCTGGCCGACGACACCCGCCCCAAGGTGCTGCACGACAGCAAGCCGGCGGTGCTGGCCTTCGCCGCGCACGGCTGGGACCTGCAGGGCATCGTCCGCGACACCCAGATCGCCGCCTACCTGGCCCGCCCCGACCAGCGCTCCTACGACCTGACCGACCTGGCGCTGCGCTACCTGCACCGGGAGCTGCGGGTCGACGCCCCGGAGACCGGCCAGCTCACCCTCGACGGGCTGGGCAACGACGGCGAGGCCGAGCAGAACCTGATGCTCCAGGCCCGGGCCACCCTCGACCTGGCCGACGCGATCGACGCCGAGCTGTCCCGCGACGGCGAGCAGTCGGCCCGGCTGATGGCCGGCGTCGAGCTGCCGCTGATGCGGGTGCTGGCCACCATGGAGCGCACCGGCATCGCCGCGGACACCGAATACCTCTCCGAGCTGGAGGCGCACTTCGCCGCCGAGGTGAAGGCCGCCGCCCAGGGCGCGTACGCGGCGGTCGGCCGGGAGTTCAACCTCGGCTCGCCCAAGCAGCTCCAGGAGATTCTCTTCGGCGAGCTGGGCCTGCCCAAGACCAAGAAGATCAAGACCGGCTACACCACCGACGCCGACGCCCTCCAGTGGCTCTACGCCCAGCAGCCGCACCAGGTGCTGGAGTTCCTGCTGCGCCACCGGGACGTGGCCAAGCTGAAGTCGACCGTCGACGGGCTGCTCAAGTCGGTCTCCGACGACGGCCGCATCCACACCACGTTCAACCAGACGGTGGCGGCCACCGGCCGGCTCTCCTCGACCGAGCCCAACCTGCAGAACATCCCGATCCGCACCGAGGAGGGGCGGCGGATCCGGCGCGCCTTCGTGGTCGGCGCGGGCTACGACGGCCTGCTCACCGCCGACTACAGCCAGATCGAGATGCGGATCATGGCGCACCTGTCGTCGGACGACGCGCTGATCGAGGCGTTCAACTCCGGGCGCGACTTCCACGCCGCCACCGCCTCCTCGGTCTTCGCCGTGCCGGTCGAGCAGGTCACCGCCGACCAGCGGCGCAAGATCAAGGCGATGAACTACGGCCTGGCCTACGGGCTGAGCGCGTTCGGCCTGTCCCAGCAGCTCGGGATCAGCACCGAGGAGGCGCGCGGGCTGATGGAGAACTACTTCGCCGGCTTCGGCGGGGTCCGCGACTACCTGCAGGAGGTGGTGGCCCGGGCCCGGCAGGACGGCTACACCTCCACCATCCTGGGCCGCCGCCGCTACCTGCCCGACCTGGTCAGCGACAACCGGCAGCGCCGGGAGATCGCCGAGCGGATGGCGCTCAACGCCCCGATCCAGGGTTCGGCGGCCGACATCATCAAGGTCGCCATGCTGCACGTCGACACGGCGCTGCGCGACGCCGGGCTGCGCTCCCGGATGCTCCTCCAGGTGCACGACGAGCTGGTCTTCGAGGTCGCCCCGGGTGAGCGGCAGGCCCTGGAGGCCCTGGTCCGCAAGGAGATGGGGGAGGCGTACCCGCTGTCGGTGCCGCTGGAGGTCTCCGTGGGCGAGGGCCGCGACTGGAACAGCGCCGACCACTGA
- a CDS encoding DUF3140 domain-containing protein, with protein MKPGELQRWLETDESKHVGWRKKGTGGGESVGHESGRKIIELLRRKRDQLSEADYQHMRKVVGYVRRHMAQRPSGDVRRTRWRYSLMNWGHDPVRAPLPPPGGPSRKALQRHGAPPKERRGPGR; from the coding sequence ATGAAGCCGGGCGAGCTCCAGCGGTGGCTGGAGACCGACGAGTCGAAGCACGTCGGCTGGCGGAAGAAGGGCACCGGGGGCGGCGAGTCGGTCGGCCACGAGTCCGGCCGGAAGATCATCGAGCTGCTGCGCCGCAAGCGGGACCAGCTCTCCGAGGCCGACTACCAGCACATGCGCAAGGTCGTCGGGTACGTCCGGCGGCACATGGCCCAGCGCCCGAGCGGCGACGTCCGCCGGACCCGGTGGCGGTATTCCCTGATGAACTGGGGTCACGACCCGGTCAGGGCGCCCCTCCCGCCACCCGGCGGCCCGTCCCGGAAGGCCCTGCAGCGGCACGGCGCCCCGCCGAAGGAACGCCGCGGCCCGGGACGCTGA
- a CDS encoding hypervirulence associated TUDOR domain-containing protein, translating to MAEKEEFRNGDHVSWASHSGRGHGVVKEKLVDRTHVRGHAVNASAEDPQYRIRNDHSGREVAHRPEALRREPK from the coding sequence ATGGCTGAGAAGGAGGAATTCCGCAACGGCGACCACGTCTCCTGGGCCAGCCACAGCGGCCGGGGGCACGGCGTGGTCAAGGAGAAGCTGGTCGACCGCACCCACGTACGCGGGCACGCGGTGAACGCCTCAGCGGAGGACCCGCAGTACCGGATCCGCAACGACCACTCGGGCCGGGAGGTCGCCCACCGACCGGAGGCGCTGCGCCGTGAGCCGAAGTGA